GCTAAAGCCTAAAAGCACAAGCCCATTTTTCTTTTTTACATTTTTATCTCTTTGCTAAATACTTTCTTATATCAAGTGCAACTGCAACAACTATTATAAGACCTTTTATAATCAGCTGCCAGTAAGGATCAACACCAATAAATGTAAGACCATAGTTTATAACACCAAATATCAAAACACCTGCTAAAACACCAGGCACTGTTCCAATTCCACCTGTTGTTGAAACGCCACCAACAACGCAGGCTGCAATAGCGTCAAGCTCGTACATGTTACCATAGTTGTTTGTTGCACCGCCAGTTCTTGCAGCCTCTAAAACACCTGCTAAGCCATATAAAAGTCCTGCAAATGCATAGACAAATATCAATACCTTTGCAACATTTATACCAGAAACCCTTGCAGCATTGACATTACCACCGACTGCATAGATACTCTTTCCTATGCTTGTCTTGTTAAGTATCACCCATACAACTATTGCAACAACCAAAGCTATTATCAAAATATATGGTATTGAATACTCACCAGAAATTCCAATATAGCCTGTACCTAAGTTTGTAAAGTCAGACCTTAAACCACCGATTGGCTGTGAGTTGTTTGGCGGAAGGTTAAAATACAGTGAGTTTGCGCCATAGATGATTACCATTGAACCCAAAGTCGCAATAAACGGTGGTAAGCTCAAACGCGAAATTACTATACCATTTAAAAGCCCAAACAATAAAGTAATTACAATTGCAATTAGTATAGGAACTATCAGTGGTAGCTGTGGAAGGTCGGGAAAGAACCTTCTTGCATAGTCAGCAGTTTGAAGCATTGACGCAGATACAACAGCAGCTAAACCAACAGCTCTTCCTGCTGACAAATCAACACCGCCAGTGATTAACACTAAGCTCATACCAAGTGCAATT
This Caldicellulosiruptor changbaiensis DNA region includes the following protein-coding sequences:
- the mglC gene encoding galactose/methyl galactoside ABC transporter permease MglC, with amino-acid sequence MTSAKRIRQIVSQNAIYFILLALIIVIAFISPDFLSWRCFRDILLQSSTRAIIALGMSLVLITGGVDLSAGRAVGLAAVVSASMLQTADYARRFFPDLPQLPLIVPILIAIVITLLFGLLNGIVISRLSLPPFIATLGSMVIIYGANSLYFNLPPNNSQPIGGLRSDFTNLGTGYIGISGEYSIPYILIIALVVAIVVWVILNKTSIGKSIYAVGGNVNAARVSGINVAKVLIFVYAFAGLLYGLAGVLEAARTGGATNNYGNMYELDAIAACVVGGVSTTGGIGTVPGVLAGVLIFGVINYGLTFIGVDPYWQLIIKGLIIVVAVALDIRKYLAKR